The stretch of DNA AACAAAAACACCAAcacaattatttattaatgatcGTTAAAGTGTCTAGACGagttattttttgataaattgattaatcatTGTGATGAGGACTTTTCTGCTTAGCCCTCACAGCGATCACATCCGATTCTAtcgtttataaataaaataaattaagtaatttttcatatccttgttttcttcattttagatgagatttcttcttgttttcttACCATTATGTAGACAAAGAATCCCGGCAAACAGCATCCTATCTTTGCATTTATCtgtaaagaagaagaaaagcaatTCTGTAAATAAATCCTTGCAAATTCGCAAAACAAACTCAACCCATGAGGGGGGTaattgaatgtgaaaaaagtcataaaatcaattaaatggcTGTTTAAAGACCTGTCGTCTCCTTGTCTCACTGCATTAGTGTccatttctttaatttacgAACGTGTGCACATCTTAAATATACAAACATAAATACCTACAGTATATATAATACCGCCAGAtatgaacaaataaaatgtgtgAGACTTGAATCACGCctttgtgctataaaataccattttattgccaaagattaacatgatttttcatttaaacacACGCCACGGTTAACATATACGGTGTTTTCTTAgttaagcattaaatttctGGCTGGCAAATAGGTGAATcggtaaattaaaaattacttattGATTCCCAGCACGAAGACAAATCTCAAATTCTTTTGTTGTAAATAATTGTATCGAATGGACAAGGTCTCCCACCTTGCCAGAATGCTTctccttaattttaaaagagatttatgTTGTGGAAGAAAGATCTCAACTGTAGGTGGAAAATAGAATGCAGCATAACCCGGAttaatttcaaggaaaatttaatttcaattttattctctcaacGAAGCATCTTTTGCGCCTAATTCACTCCCATGTGCTGCATGTTCTGCTTATGGGCTCAACGTCAAAAGGAAAAGGAACCAAACTACCATTCAGTCCATAATAATctgtttattaataaatttaatccgCATGATTTTCTATCGGCACCATCAGTCCATTGATGCGTGTGTGGTGTATGAAATGATGGTGAATGCATCAAGAGGAGAATTGCTTAAATGACTTGTTTTGTTGTTGAAGGCATATACACAGTACATTATAAATGATGTTAAACTTTCATAATTATCATAATATTGGCTGTATGAGTGACTTTATAAATACTTTTTGTTGCTCACAAAAAGCTCATTGTTCgtcttatttgattttatgcgCCATTCCTCTAACATACACATTATACATAGCATATTACATTGCATTCTTATTACTCAATATCTCAAATACTTCTTAATCAATCCAATCAATTGatcaacaaattttttttaattcaaaatacgaattcttttttatgatttgaactttatttaattttgatttattcaatgaagttttttttctttaataaagccTAGAAAATTATAGTCAGGTatccaaagaaaagaatccaaTCCATTGAAATGATTAGAACTTTTCAgcagaattttgcaaaacattttaattatttttcttataaaaaaattctgcgTATCATCTtcgtattatttattttcttatacaaaaaaaacgatttttctttattataccTCTATCAAGGTCAATAGCGATTTATTGGGAAAAACAATTAGATAAATATCTTTCAGTGAAgctatttaataaattctaatctcgtattattcaaattaatttcttatagaaaaaaaactaattcattttaattctgCACTATAGAGTCTTCTTTGGATGCTTTTCCACGTGCCTGTAAAAGTTCTCTACGTGCTGCTGCGCATGCCAATaatacaaatatttcttttttccatcAACAAATCCCAATTTgctaaaattacaattttccaccacaggGAATTGAGAGAAAAGACACGTTTCGTCTTCCTCAAGATATTTACTATTGAGAAGTTCAACAATTTGCGATTGAGGTGCTCATTTAGTTTGTTCTTTGCGCTATTTTCTTGTCTAAAAGCGAtgagaagatattttttttcttgggggAAAATTAGCACACTAATCGTTATCCTTTCATGTTTCATTTATGTGCggaaaataagaaatgtttaattaagCCCGGAAATTTTCACACCATCGAACGTTTCGTCtgttttccccccaaaaagagaaaaaaaatggaaaagagtAAATAAGTTGGGTGTGTTGTACGGTATGACTTTATGTAGTACATACGGGGagcattttgctttttaacgttttcataaattttaaacaaatgcTATTTCCGATCAGAAGGCCAAAGAGGCCAAACCAACAAAGCGCTCAAtctaatattgaattttctctcactgcGAGCTCACGagcaatgaaaatcatttatttttcccaaTATCATCGTCGTGAGTGTGTGTTCAATTTAACGGGCATTTGCGTATCGTCATGAACGTTATTTTTGCCACGCAGTACCATGGAAAAATCATTCGttcttttccaagaaaataatgaggacagaagaatgaaattttctctttttttttcttaccaacAGGACAAAAGAGGATATTTCGCGAAAATGTTCCACTCTACGCACGAGTTGTACTTAAATGCACATTCAACAGCCCAATTTGGTTTAAGAATGCATCACCACTTGAGACAACCACGAAGCAGACAAAAATGTAAGATCTCCTTTTGTGTGGGAGAGTTAAAtctcttcaataaaaaaatattttttctctttattgaaatagaattaaattcgAGAGGATCCGAAAGGCAAACGCGGGTGTTTATGCATGTCATTCCACAGAGGGTGGTGAATGGTCAAATCTAACACTTGTTGTGGATAACAGATTGAGATCCATCCCTGAAGATGACACACATTTCACGGGGAATCTGGAGATTCAATCTCAAGTATCTGAGAATGTCGCATTGACTGATGATGTGGACACCGATGATTACTTTGAGGAACAATTTCGAACTGTGAGAAATGACCTCAAGGAGGAGAATGTTGATCTTTCAACAAGAACCCCCGATGGTGATACTGTAGATCCATCATCAGTCCACGTAGCACCCTATTTCACAAAAGCTAGCACCCTTTCGCGCCTCTTAGCTCGTCCTTCGGGGAACATGGTGAAATTGAAGTGCATTGCAAGTGGAAATCCCGAACCAAACATCACATGGACCAAGGATGGGAAGtcaattgagagaaaattcggGCATGTAAACTATGGGAAGAGGGCAATAACGCTGGAGGACCTGGTGCTGGAAGATGCTGGGAATTACACATGTCACGTTTGCAATGACTTAGGATGTGTCAACCACACAACGGAGCTCATTGTTCaaggtaaatattttttctcaataaggaaattatttttttttttttgtaattgaagGACATTCAGATAAATTAGGGAAAATACTTGTATAGAATATGGGAAATATCTTTAGCCTTAAACCctttcttgataaaatttgaaaattattcagaaagagagaagattcataataaaaatctcttatctATCAACTATATACAGACAGAACCATGGGTAATGATTTGAGAGGTTTAGAAATACATAATCAAGTTTCCAACAATGTCATCACGGCCAATAAAAAGGGAATTCTTGATCCTGGTACAAATGAAATAGCCGATTCATCGCAGGAAAATCTCAATCAGCAAATGGTTCAGAATAAAAGTCAAGGATATCGTGCACCAGTATTCACACGAAAGGGCAGTATGCATTTCTTAGAATCACATCCAACGGGACACTCTATCACCCTCAAATGTGCATCTTCGGGAAATCCACAACCAACAATCACATGGAGTAAAAATAATAGCAATGGAACAATAAATCGACAACTGGGTGGAATTAGGTACTCAAAAACAGGCATTAGCATGGATTCCCTCACACCGAGCGATTCAGGAAACTACACCTGCAACGTGTGCAACATTGTAGCCTGCATCAATTTCACATATCAACTCATGGTCATgggtaaaaatcattattgaGGCTCTGTTGCAAAAGAGAATCAACATCTAAAttcccgtttttttttttgtttttcttgacTTCTATCAGATCGTTTCCCTTCACGACCGTATATTATGACACCACCCCTTAATCAAACTGCAGTcgttaaaagaaatatcaccTTTTCATGCGAAAGTATCAGTGATTTGGAAGCCCATACTGAATGGTATAAGTTCCGTTCGAAGGAAATAAACGGAACTGACCTTCCAGAGCATACAAAGCTCAAGGTACAAATTccactccaaaaaaaaatctctctcatgTCTTGTCCTCTGTTCTTGGTGGTTGGTCTTCTCTGTTtcggcttttttttcttttcgtccTGGTTGAGGGctttatgcataaaattcttcttcttaattttttttctttcaggatattctggtttaaaaaaaaaaacgatttttttattgtaggtGGTGGTTGATTATTCTTTTCCtatctttttgcattttcagaaATTGTAAACCACAAACCAATCATAATTCCACTTCCAAACAATTTGACACTCTCACCTGGCGCTTCTGGGGAAATGAAGTGCACAGTGGTGTCAAACTATCATCCACACATTGAATGGATGGCGGGCTTTTGTGAAAACAATTGTTCAACAAATACCACAATGTCTGCTAAGGTGAAGGTTGTTGCATGAAGAGACAATATCTTACGCATGATCTTTCCTATTTTACCCATTTaactgattaaaaattttattaaaaacaattaaaaattaataaagatcgtgaaaacatatttttttaaaggaaaattgtacGTAGTTTTGACTTTCCAACgacattttgattaaattatctcactcacataatttttttttaataaaacggAGATGACGGGGGATGAAGAATGGAATAAACTTACCCGAAATGTCTCtagatcttaaaaaaaaactttaattattaGTATGGAATAATTATGTAGTAGCTTAAGTTACCTACGCTTCAAACCTATAAACTAAACCGCATCTATTCCATTTTCTGAGCTTGCTTGTAACCATCTAACGCTATAACAAATCATAGGCTAAACAAGCGCATGATTTTGGCGTCCGAATTTTGCTTAActaaattcctcaaaattcaCAGACGGACCCCAATGATCCTGGGATTCTAAGGCTAGAGAATGTAACCTACAGCGACGAAGGATGGTACACATGCCTCACAGCCAATACCCTCGGCGCAACAACTGCAAGCGCCTACCTGCATGTTGTCGATGAGGATTCCCCCCTTGTTGCACCAATTAAGAACTACAGCATCTACACCATTTGCGTCATAGCTTTTTCCGTCCTCCTTCTCCTGTCGTCAATCCTCATTGTTTGCACATATAAGAAGCTCAATCGGGAGAAGTTGATAATGAAGCATCGAATGCAGACGGTTCATCAGTGGAACAAGAAGGTCATTGTAATCAAACCAGCTCCAGATGCATCCAATCCCGAAGCAGTCATTGTGCCCattattaaaattgagaagCAACGCACAACCCAAATGCAGAGTGCCAACAATGATCCACAACCAATATCTGAGTATGAATTCCCAATGGATTCAAATTGGGAATTCCCAAGGAACTATTTGGTTTTGGGTAAAACATTGGGAGAAGGTGCCTTTGGACGGGTTGTAATGGCTGAGGCAAATGGTTTGGTTAAGAATGGTTTTGCCTCCGTTGTGGCCGTTAAAATGGTCAAGGAGGGTCACACGGACTCCGATATGGCGAGTTTGGTACACGAAATGGAAGTCATGAAGATGATTGGAAAGCACATTAACATTATCAACTTACTCGGATGCTGCAGCCAAGGTGGTCCGTTGTATGTCATTGTGGAGTACGCTCCGCATGGGAATCTCAAAGATTTCCTCAAAAAGAATCGACCAAGATCGGAATTTGACATCCCCTTCATTGCCAAGACTGAGGAGGAAGAATACGATCCGGACAAGAAGAATCTAACACAGAAGCatctcatttcttttgcattccAAATTGCAAGAGGAATGGAGTACTTAGCCTCACGAAGGGTAAGAAGAATCTAATAAATTCT from Lutzomyia longipalpis isolate SR_M1_2022 chromosome 1, ASM2433408v1 encodes:
- the LOC129786840 gene encoding fibroblast growth factor receptor homolog 1-like isoform X1 — its product is MDLIYRIIMDIQHSRIAFLLFLHILLMVATVSSRKIPAQDTEGITINLGQKRIFRENVPLYARVVLKCTFNSPIWFKNASPLETTTKQTKIIKFERIRKANAGVYACHSTEGGEWSNLTLVVDNRLRSIPEDDTHFTGNLEIQSQVSENVALTDDVDTDDYFEEQFRTVRNDLKEENVDLSTRTPDGDTVDPSSVHVAPYFTKASTLSRLLARPSGNMVKLKCIASGNPEPNITWTKDGKSIERKFGHVNYGKRAITLEDLVLEDAGNYTCHVCNDLGCVNHTTELIVQDRTMGNDLRGLEIHNQVSNNVITANKKGILDPGTNEIADSSQENLNQQMVQNKSQGYRAPVFTRKGSMHFLESHPTGHSITLKCASSGNPQPTITWSKNNSNGTINRQLGGIRYSKTGISMDSLTPSDSGNYTCNVCNIVACINFTYQLMVMDRFPSRPYIMTPPLNQTAVVKRNITFSCESISDLEAHTEWYKFRSKEINGTDLPEHTKLKTDPNDPGILRLENVTYSDEGWYTCLTANTLGATTASAYLHVVDEDSPLVAPIKNYSIYTICVIAFSVLLLLSSILIVCTYKKLNREKLIMKHRMQTVHQWNKKVIVIKPAPDASNPEAVIVPIIKIEKQRTTQMQSANNDPQPISEYEFPMDSNWEFPRNYLVLGKTLGEGAFGRVVMAEANGLVKNGFASVVAVKMVKEGHTDSDMASLVHEMEVMKMIGKHINIINLLGCCSQGGPLYVIVEYAPHGNLKDFLKKNRPRSEFDIPFIAKTEEEEYDPDKKNLTQKHLISFAFQIARGMEYLASRRCIHRDLAARNVLVSDDYVMKIADFGLARDIQDTDYYRKATNGRLPIKWMAPESLTDKFYDTKSDVWSYGILLWEIMSFGEQPYPSIYSADDLNIFLRCDHRLEKPKRCSNNIYMLMRQCWQFNPQDRPNFSQLVVDLDKILSATANDEYLDLGVPLLETPPSSDDEESDTEAHRELLHSNY
- the LOC129786840 gene encoding fibroblast growth factor receptor homolog 1-like isoform X2 gives rise to the protein MDLIYRIIMDIQHSRIAFLLFLHILLMVATVSSRKIPAQDTEGITINLGQKRIFRENVPLYARVVLKCTFNSPIWFKNASPLETTTKQTKIIKFERIRKANAGVYACHSTEGGEWSNLTLVVDNRLRSIPEDDTHFTGNLEIQSQVSENVALTDDVDTDDYFEEQFRTVRNDLKEENVDLSTRTPDGDTVDPSSVHVAPYFTKASTLSRLLARPSGNMVKLKCIASGNPEPNITWTKDGKSIERKFGHVNYGKRAITLEDLVLEDAGNYTCHVCNDLGCVNHTTELIVQEIVNHKPIIIPLPNNLTLSPGASGEMKCTVVSNYHPHIEWMAGFCENNCSTNTTMSAKTDPNDPGILRLENVTYSDEGWYTCLTANTLGATTASAYLHVVDEDSPLVAPIKNYSIYTICVIAFSVLLLLSSILIVCTYKKLNREKLIMKHRMQTVHQWNKKVIVIKPAPDASNPEAVIVPIIKIEKQRTTQMQSANNDPQPISEYEFPMDSNWEFPRNYLVLGKTLGEGAFGRVVMAEANGLVKNGFASVVAVKMVKEGHTDSDMASLVHEMEVMKMIGKHINIINLLGCCSQGGPLYVIVEYAPHGNLKDFLKKNRPRSEFDIPFIAKTEEEEYDPDKKNLTQKHLISFAFQIARGMEYLASRRCIHRDLAARNVLVSDDYVMKIADFGLARDIQDTDYYRKATNGRLPIKWMAPESLTDKFYDTKSDVWSYGILLWEIMSFGEQPYPSIYSADDLNIFLRCDHRLEKPKRCSNNIYMLMRQCWQFNPQDRPNFSQLVVDLDKILSATANDEYLDLGVPLLETPPSSDDEESDTEAHRELLHSNY